CGCGCGTGGCGCTGGTGCCGTTCAGCGCGTTTGGCTCCGAAGACACGGCGCCGTGGTTCCGGGCCTCGGTTGGCGGGGCCTCGCTCGAAGCTATTCAGGCCGCCCTGCCGCGCCTGCAAGCCGCCCTGGACAAGCTGCAATAAGGTATTTATAGCTCTGAGAGCGAGCAAACGCAAACGACAACAGCCCGGGCCGTGCCTGGGCTGTTGTCGTTTGCAAGCCTAGGTGCACCTAGGGGATAAAGCAACAGAGGACCTAGGATTTACTGCGGGGCGGTGCCGGCATCGGCGGCTTTTTGGTTATCGGCGCGGCGCTGGCGCACCAATTCGCGGGCGCGGGTATCGATGTAGAGCTGCTCCACTTTCTCGCGGGCCCAGGGCGTGCGGCGCAAAAAGTTGAGGCTTGACTTTTTGGTGGGGTTGTTGGCGAAGCAGTTGATGCGGATGCGGTCGTCCAGCTCCGCCCAGCTGTAGTGCGCCAAAAGATAATCCAGTATCTGCACGAGCGTAACGCCGTGCAGCTCGCGCACGAGGTACCCGTTGTCTTCGCGTACCTCGGAGTAATTGATGTATGCCATTGTGCTACAAAGAACGCTAACGCTGCAGATACGGCCACCCCGAGGGTTCGTTTTCGAACACTGCGTCCGGAAACGGACAGATTATTTGCAGCACAAGCAAGTCAATTACCAGCAATAATCTGACTAACAATCATTTACCAATATGGCATTCTTATTGGCCACATAGCAGCACGCCGCCGCCCGGCGCGATAAAACCGAACAGCCGTTTGCGTTTACACTTTGTAGCCAGATACTTACCTTAAGCAAAGCGCTTCATCGATGCAACTTCTATGATATGTCATAGTCTTTGCACCAGCCGACCTCAGAACACCGCCGCCATGCTCTCCAACATCGTTTTCTACTCGCTCGACAAAGCCATCCGGAGCTACCGCCGCATGGCGCAGGCCAACATCGATCGGGCGGGCATCAACATCACCATCGATCAGTGGCTGGTGTTGCGGGTGCTGCTGGAGCACGACGACCTCACGCAAAACGAAATTGCGGAGCGCGTTTTCAAGGACCAGGCCTCGGTAGCCCGCATTCTGGCGCTGCTCACCCAGCGCGGCCTGCTCTCCGCCGTGCCCCTGCCGCACGATGGCCGCCGCACCCAGCTGCGGGTAACCGAAGAAGGGCACCGCATTCTGGACGCGGTGCAGCCCATCGTGAACGAGAACCGCAAAACCGCCCTGGCCGGTATTTCTGAAGATGAACTGGGCCAGCTGCGCAGCCTGCTCGAGCGCATTACCCAAAACTGCCACTCTCCTACCTGAGCGCCTGATTCATTGACCATGAATCAGTTAGCGGCCTCCTGAAATTTTCTTGCCGCATCGAATACAAGAAATACGAACACCTTCGTACGTTTACTACGAAATAATTCGTATTGCAACACACACCTTCTCCTCAGCTCAACAGCCAACCCCTTTCAGCTATGAACCTTCCGCTACCCTATGCCACGGCCCTAGGTCCGCGCGTGGCTTTGCTGCTACTCGCCGGCCTGGCCAGCCACCGTTCGGTTCAGGCCCAAAACGCAGCTAGCGTAAGCGGCAGCGTGCGTGCGGCGGCCGGCCCGGCCATCGACTACGCCACCGTTACGCTGCACCGCGCCGCCGACTCCACGGTGGTAAAAACCGAATTCAGCGACGACAAAGGAGCCTTCCGGTTCGAGCAGGCGGCAGCGGGCAAGTACCTGATTTCGGCTTCGCAGCTGGGTTTTGTGCGGCAATGGTCGCAGCCGTTTGAGGTAGCTGGCGAAAGCGTGCAAGTGCCTGCTCTTACGTTGCCAGCCAGCGCCACTACCCAGCTGAAGGAGGTGAAAGTAACGGGCCAGCGCCCCACGTTTGAGCGCGAAGCCGACCGCACCATTGTGAACGTGGAAGGCAGCACCCTCGCTGCTGGCAACACCGCCCTGGAGGTGCTGCGCCGCTCGCCCAACGTAACCGTTGATAACAGCGACAACATTGCCCTGCGCGGCCGCCAAGGCGTGATGGTGCTCATTGATGGCCGCCGCATGCCCATGACGGGCCAAGAGTTGGCCGACTACCTGCGCGCCCTGCCAGCCGAGCAAGTGAAGAACATCGAGCTGATTACCAACCCGCCGGCCAAATACGAGGCGGCTGGTTCGGCGGGCATCATCAGCATCAACCTCAAGAAAGACCAGCGCCTAGGTACCAACGGCACTTTTACGGGCAGCTACGGCCGCAGCATCTACAACAAGTTCAACACAGGCCTAAGCCTGAACCACCGCCGCAAGGGCGCAAACGTGTTCGGCTCGCTGAACGCCTCCGACCGCGAAGGCATTGCCAAGCTCGACATCACTCGCAACTTCTACCGCGAAGGTGACCGGCTGACGCCCGGCGCGCTGCCCTTCCGCATCACGGAGCAGCAAAACCGCAGCCCCCTCGACCTCCGCTCGCTGAGCTGGAAAGGCGGCCTCGATTACAACCTAGGCGAGCGTACAGTAATTGGCGGCGTGGTAAGCGGCCTCACCAACCGTGTAATTCAGGATGGCAGCAACCTGACCACCATCTACGGCTCGACGCGCGCCCAGCAAACCGACCGGTTCCGGGCCGATAACTACCGCAATTCCACGAGCCCCAACTTCGCCGGTAACCTCAACTTCCGCCACACCTTTAAGGACTCGTTGGGCGTGCGCGAACTGACGGCCGACGCCGACTTCGCCCGCTACATTACCGACCGCCGCCAGGAGCTGCGCATCTTCCGCGACAACCAACTGGGCGAAGTAACCCTAGGTGACCAGGACGGCCGCCTCACCATTCAGTCGGCGAAGGTGGACTACGTGCAGCCGCTGAGCAAGGCGCTGCGCTTCGAGGGCGGCGGCAAAATCAGCCACGTGTACAGCGACAACAACGTGGTGTTTACCGACGGCGAGGGCAACATCGACCTAGGGCGCACCAACCGTTTCCGCTACGACGAGAAGATTTATGCCGGCTACGTCAACTTCAACTACACCGCCGATAAGTACACCCTGCAGGGCGGCCTGCGCGCCGAGGGCACTGATGCCGAAGGCAAGCAGGAAGTGATTCAGGAAGGCGTTGACCCCGATTTCGAGCGCAACTAC
The sequence above is drawn from the Hymenobacter sp. YIM 151858-1 genome and encodes:
- a CDS encoding TonB-dependent receptor, with translation MNLPLPYATALGPRVALLLLAGLASHRSVQAQNAASVSGSVRAAAGPAIDYATVTLHRAADSTVVKTEFSDDKGAFRFEQAAAGKYLISASQLGFVRQWSQPFEVAGESVQVPALTLPASATTQLKEVKVTGQRPTFEREADRTIVNVEGSTLAAGNTALEVLRRSPNVTVDNSDNIALRGRQGVMVLIDGRRMPMTGQELADYLRALPAEQVKNIELITNPPAKYEAAGSAGIISINLKKDQRLGTNGTFTGSYGRSIYNKFNTGLSLNHRRKGANVFGSLNASDREGIAKLDITRNFYREGDRLTPGALPFRITEQQNRSPLDLRSLSWKGGLDYNLGERTVIGGVVSGLTNRVIQDGSNLTTIYGSTRAQQTDRFRADNYRNSTSPNFAGNLNFRHTFKDSLGVRELTADADFARYITDRRQELRIFRDNQLGEVTLGDQDGRLTIQSAKVDYVQPLSKALRFEGGGKISHVYSDNNVVFTDGEGNIDLGRTNRFRYDEKIYAGYVNFNYTADKYTLQGGLRAEGTDAEGKQEVIQEGVDPDFERNYFQLFPSAALKRKFSDKHETSLSLSRRIDRPSYGQLNPFRVIIDANTRGEGNPELLPQTSYNTELTHTFKQKYSVGLSYSITDNPMVGVVRPESATSVNVVSTTNNLDKQFYYALTLTAPVEIAKWWNMYNNAVFYYSRFKGNLVGTNLNAGRMTYTLSSNHNFLIGKGWSAELNGNYQARELYGFLDVQPLGQVAAGVQKSLWDKKANVKLSVSDIFFTSPVRATSTYANYVENFYQRQDSRQATLSFTYRFGNDKVAPTKRRSGGAEDEKRRAGGGS
- a CDS encoding MarR family winged helix-turn-helix transcriptional regulator, which produces MLSNIVFYSLDKAIRSYRRMAQANIDRAGINITIDQWLVLRVLLEHDDLTQNEIAERVFKDQASVARILALLTQRGLLSAVPLPHDGRRTQLRVTEEGHRILDAVQPIVNENRKTALAGISEDELGQLRSLLERITQNCHSPT
- a CDS encoding VF530 family protein produces the protein MAYINYSEVREDNGYLVRELHGVTLVQILDYLLAHYSWAELDDRIRINCFANNPTKKSSLNFLRRTPWAREKVEQLYIDTRARELVRQRRADNQKAADAGTAPQ